The segment TGGATCTTGCGCACACGCCTGAGGAATTCTCGCTGCTAGTTCGGCAAAGAATTGCAAGTGGAATACTAAACGAGCAGCGAGTGGCTCGGGCGCAATTAGAGTTGGAATCGTGGGATTCAAAGTCAGATCAGTTTGAGCAGGCGATGGTTAGTTCACAACACTGTTTGGCTTAGCCTATATCGGCTTGAATAAACTAGTTGCCACAAGCGAGGCGCGCGGTGTAGAAGACAATGGCGCGAACGCGCGCACTTCAACTGATATGATAGAAAACGGCCGCTATACCAAAGTCATCGAAACCGTCGCACACGTCCGCGTAGTTACTGGCCAGGGAGGCGGTCCGGAAAAGACTATTCTCAATTCACCGCGTTTTCTGGAAAGGTATGGATTTCGGACGATTTGTGCCTACATGCATCCTCCGTCAGATCCGGGCATTGAGCATATTAGAGCGAAGGCAAAGTTGTGGAACGCCAAGCTCGTCACTTTACCGGATCGTGGTCTACGAGATATCGGCATTTTCTGGAAACTGCTGAACCTGTGCCGACAGCACCGTGTCGGCATTTGGCATGCTCACGACTATAAGAGCAATCTCTTCGGTCTGATGTTAAAGCCATTTTGGTCGATGAAACTCGTGACAACTGTCCACGGCTGGGGGGCGTCTGGCCGTCGAACATCCTCGTATTATCAGCTTGATCGCCATTTGCTGCGGTACTATGAGCGAGTAATTTGTGTTTCGGAAGATCTAGTCAAAGAGTGCCTCGAATATAAAGTTCCGTCCGATCGGTGTATCCTGGTTCACAATGCGATTGATACTGGAGAATTCAAGGTACAACGTGATAAGAGGATCGCTAAACAGCAGGCCGGAATCGACCCTAATCGCTTCATGATTGGCGCTGTGGGGCGACTTGCTCCAGAAAAGGCGTTCGATCTCCTGATTCACTCCATCGACCAACTTTTGAAGGAAGGTCAAAACGTTGGGTTAATCATCGTCGGTGAAGGAGCTGAGCGATCTCAATTAGAGGCGCTAATCGGTCAACTCGATCGTGGAGATCGCGTAAAGCTACTTGGATTTCAGCGGGATGTCATTCCAGTATACAGAATGATGGATGCGTTTGCGCTCAGCAGTTTGCGAGAAGGGCTGCCGAATGTGGTCCTCGAAGCCTTGGCAACCGGTGTGCCGGTTGTTGCAAGTAGAATTGCCGGAGTGCCACGACTCATTCAAGACGGTTGCACCGGCCTGCTGATAGATCCTGGAAATACCGAGCAGTTAACAACCGCATTACGCCAGATGATCCTCGATCCAGGATTGTGCGACCGGTTAGCCGTTGCCGGTCGTAAGGTGGTGGAGGCTCGATTCTCGTTTGAATTTCGAATGGAAAAAATACGCAACATCTATGAACAACTCATACGACGAGAATAATTGTATTGCACCGTAGTCTTGGCTACTCGCAATGTTGCTGAGCACTTCTCGGTAGAGCGATGAAAAAGCCACGTAAGGTCGAACGCTTTCGAACCTGTTCCGCATCAACATTGTTTCAGTGATTCGTCCTATGCCTTCTTTGCCACGCTGATTCGTTTGGCAACCATATCGACGTCGATGCCTAATATTGAAATTTATGGTTATGCCGGATTGTAAAAATCAAGTCTGGAACTTTGTAATGCCTACTGGGCCAAAGCTAAATCTTGGGTGTGGGCCTGTGCAACCGATCGGCTGGATCAATATCGATGGAAGTAATAGGGCGAAATTCGCAGCGAGGTTTAGTTGAGTAGACCACCTGCTAACGAAGACAAGGATTCTACCGCCAACCGAATTTGGTCCGCATGTCAAGATCTGCAACCTATTAAAACCCTTGCCATACGATACTTCCACAGTGTCGGCAGTATACGCTGGCGAAGTGTGGGAGCATTTTGAACTCGACGACGCAGTTCTCTTAACCAAAGAGTGCTGCCGGATTCTCCAGCCCGGTGGAGTTCTCCGAGTGTGTGTTCCAGATGGCGTTGAATTTTGGAGCAACTACTTGCAGTTGGTGAGTGAAGAGATGAGGAAGGCAGAAGGCGACCGAAGTGCGCAGCGCCTGCGAAATCACGTAGCAATGTACTTTCGTGAAATTTGTACTCGCAAGAGTTATTTTAGATCGATGGGCCATACTCATAAATGGCAATTTGATGAGATTCAGCTCGTCGAGTTATTTGAGAGCTGTGGATTAGCCGACGTAAGCCGCATGAAGTTTCATCATAGTCGAATTCCCAGCATCTGCGAGGTGGAATGCTCGCCGTTTCTGATTGTTGAGGGAGTCAAATCTGCATAGCATGAATAGCACTGCTCATTCGCCTGATGACACCTATCGCACCACGTTGCGGGCGAACTGCCAAGCGCAAAATGCTTTCGGAATCGATGAGTTGCAATAGTCCAGGACTTTCGGACAGCGGCGGGGGCCGGATCATGGTTCCCCAAGGAGGTCCGAAAGTCCTGGGCTATCGCAGAGTCTTCGCAACCGTCTTAGCAATTCTGCGGTGAAACCGCTCGTGCAAGAGCTTGATGTACAAGTTTACGACAATATAAATATCGAGAAATCCTTACCTCAGTTGGCTGAGACAGCGGATCAAATCCAAGACTGCCAACAAGTACATGACCTCACTTGGCTGATAGCGCTACGCGATGGATTTGCACATCAGCCATATTTATGTAATGTGCAGCAAGATTCCAGAACAGTTGGTTTATTACCTCTTTGCTTCGTGCGCAGTGCCATATTCGGCCGCTTCCTAGTGAGCTTGCCCTACCTCAATTCCGCTGGCGTCGTTGCAACAAGCGACGACGTGGCTCGATCGCTCATCGATCGCGCAGTCCAATTGGCCGATGAACTCGACGTGCGATATTTGGAACTGCGGCACGAGCAGCCTGTCGAACATCCGGCGCTCCAGCATCAATCGACGAGTAAAGTTCACATGCGGTTGGCTCTGTCGGCATCGGCCGACGAGCTTTGGAGCCGCCTCGACCCCAAAGTTCGCAATCAAATCCGCAAAGGCCAAAAGCAGGAATTGACCGTTCACTGGGGCGCCAGCGAACTCCTGGGCGAATTCTACGACGTCTTTAGTCGCAACATGCGCGACCTGGGCACGCCAACGTTCGGGCGAAAGCTGTTTCGCTCAATGCACAGGCACTTTGCCGACGCACTTGAATTCTGCGTCGTCCGCCAAGGCCGCCGCCCTGTGGCCTCGGCAGTATTAATCCACGGCCGCGGAACGACGCAAGTCCCCTCCGCCAGCTCGCTGCGAAAATACAATTCGACCAATGCCAACATGCTAATGTATTGGCATCTGCTGCAGCGCTCGATCGAACGCGGCCAACACACTTTTGATTTCGGCCGAAGCAGCCCCGACAGCAACACCTACCGCTTCAAAAAACAATGGGGCGCTGCGCCGACTCCGGCAGTGTGGCAATACTATTTGCGCCGCGGCAGCATCGACGACATGCGCCCAACCAGCCCGCGCTATCGGCGAGTGATCCAAACCTGGCAGCGGCTGCCGCTGTGGCTCACCCGCCTCGTCGGCCCCATCATCGTTCGAGGAATTCCGTAATTCGTTCGATCGAGAATTTTGATACGGACAATGGCAAGATTTTATTCCAACCTGCACTGGTCGATTCTCGATTGTCATAGCTCGATGAACAACCGCGGGCCGAAGACAATGGCGGCTACGACAGCAGCTATCACTAGCGTCCAAATTGCGCAGCCCAGCAGCATCCGTCGATAACGTCGTCTCCGTTCCATGTGTTCCATGCGGCCGAGCACGCGGTCGAACAGCTCGTCGCCGGCTTCTAGTCGGCGGTTGACCGACAGCCGGATGGCGATTCCCTTCTTGGCGGGTTCCGTTGGTTTGCGACCGGATGGAGCGTCGGACATGCGTATTGATCCGTCGATTGCAGCGCCAAAAATTGGACGGCGGTGTTACGGTGGATGCTCCATTATTATAATTGCAAATGCCAGGCAGAAACCAGAACGCCGTTTGCCAAGACGAAACCGATTGCGATTTCAAACGACACCGACTTGGAAGCTCGCTGCGTCAGCAAGGTTGTTGCAGAACAACGCGGGAAAGTCAACGCGGGCGCATCCTCGCCGATGTGTCGGGTTTCCGCCCATGCTTATCAAAGGTCGCGAAGTGCGAAGCCCCAATTGAATGGCGAAAGGTGGTCCGTTGGTTTTTCTGGCCACCTGTCGAGATGAAAGCGCCGCCGTTACCGAAGGCCTGCCATGTCCCTCGCGAGCATTGCTCCCTGGTTTTTCGGCATTCTGCTATTGTTGGCCGCCGTGGGGCTGGGGGGCAATCTTCTGCGAATGGGCCGGCCGGGCGCGGCCGCTTGCCCAATTGATCGCGAAGACGGCCCGCGGTTTCGCGGGTTTCTGTTGAGCCTGCTGGCTCTGTTTGCCCTGGTGCCGCTCTACGGATCGCTCGTCCCGTTCGAACGGATCCCGGTCGATTTCTCAACGGCCGTTGCCGCCTTTCACCGACTGTGGCATAGCCCGCTGCAATTCTATTCGCGAACCGACACGGTCGCCAACGTACTACTGTTTGTTCCTGTCGCGTTTTTTGCTGCCGCGACGTGGGATATACAGCGGTCGCAGATTTTCCGGCTTACGTGGCAGACCGCCGCGATCGTTGCGATTTGCTTTCTCTATAGCAACATCTTAGAGTTTGCACAATTCTGGTTTCCTCTGCGGACGCCGTCGCAGACCGATATCGTCGCGCAGACGATTGGTACGATGGTGGGCATTACAGTCTGGATTCTGGTCGGCCATCTCTTTACTCGAGCGCTCGCTTCATTTTGGTCGGGTCGCGGTCGCACGGCTTCCACTCAAGTCGCCCTATATGTTTATCTGGCCGTGCTGTTGTTTTACTCGATCTTACCGCTCGATCTGACGCTGAGTCCCGCTCAAATCTATCACAAGTACAAACACAACCAATTCGTTCTCTCGCCGCTGCCGGCCAGTGAATGGCAACTCGATCGTTGGCCCAAAACGCTGGCCAGCGCGCTGATGTTTTGCACAGTCGGTGGTTTGGCGGCGATCGTCTATCGAGGCGCAGCTCGCCGCGCGATTGGATTCGCAGCAGCTTATGGATTCGCGACTGGTTCCGCGATCGAATTTGCGCAGTTTTTCGTCGTGAGCCGCTATTCCAAGGTGTTCGATGTACTGGTCGCTACGGTCTCGGCGCTTCTTGGCGGCCTGTTCGTTTTCTGTCTGATCCTTGGTGAGCCGCTCGGTCGGCGCGAGCAATCCAACGCACGGTCAACGCGGTTTCACGGTTGTCGCTGGTGGTGTTTGGCGGCCGCGTTTGCCATTGCGCTGCTTTTCGTCTATTGCGCCCCGTTTGAAGTTTTAAGAGATTCGCCACGAATTGCCAAACGCTTGCACGGAATGGGCCGAACTCCCTTCAGCGCGCTTTACTGGAGCAATCAGCTCGGAGCCTTAGACACCGTGTTGCAAAAATTCTTACTATTTGCGCCGCTCGGATTGCTGGTAGGATGCGCCGTGGATTGCTCACCCATCGGAAAAGGGTATCAAGCCACCGCAAAATGCGCAGCCCTCGTAGGAATTTCCCTATTAGCCACCTTGATCGAGTTCTTGCAAGTTTATCTCCCGCCACACATTGCCGATCTGACGGATGTCGGCCTCGCCACCTTGGCGGCTGCGGTAGGGCTGCTTGCGTCCGGTAAAATCTCCGGAAAAATGGCTGTCGATCCACTGACTGAGTAATACCGTGTACGGTAGCCCGCGGAGACTGCTTGAGAAATTATTGCGGCTTGCTCAATAATCGTCGAAACTTGCCTATACCGTTGGTAAAAGTTTATCTTGAGCAGTTCGAAAGCGCGACTGCTCGAAGCCCAGAGTAAATCGACCACTTTGCCGAGCGCTCGCTTTGCCAGTAGCACTAGCAGTCAACAATATTGGATACCAGCCACTGGCAATTGACAACTAACCACGGACGGAACCATGGCTCGTGCTTTAGTTACTGGGGCAAGTGGGTTTATCGGGAAGCGACTCGTTGAAACACTCGCGTCCCGTGGCGATACGGCAGTTTGCCTGGTACGGCCGACTTCCGACGTCGAGCGGCTCAAGCAACTGGGCGCAATGCTAACGCTTGGAGACGTGGCCCAGCCCGATTCGCTGCCGGCGGCCGTGGCCGATATTGATGTCGTCTACCACGTTGCCGGACTGACGAAAGCGAATAGCTACGACGCCTACCGCCGAGTCAATGAAGTAGGCGTACAAAACATTCTCGCTGCCTGCGCCAAGCGAACCACTCCACCACGGGTGATTTTGGTTTCGTCGTTGTCGGCGGCGGGGCCATCGCCCGACGAGCGGCTGCGGGTGGAGAGCGATCCGGCGCAGCCAGTCTCCAATTACGGCAAAAGCAAGCGGGCCGGCGAACTAGCCGCCGAAGCACGGGCCGCCGACATGCCGATCACCGTATTTCGCCCGCCGATTGTCCTGGGGGGGGGCGACGAGCAAGGCTTCGCGCTATTTCGCAGTGTGAAGCGGCTGGGGATTCATCTGGTTGGGGGCTACGGCAAACGCTTTTCAATCGTGTACGTCGACGACCTCGTCAGTGCGATGATCTCCGCGGCCGAAAAAAGCGAGCGGCTACCGCCCCGAGCGACGCGATCATTAACAACTGAAGAAACCGGCAATGAACCAGGCTGCGGTTACTATTTTGTTGCAGGCCCCGAAAACCCGCTGTACTCCGAATTGGGAACTTTGGTCGGCATCGCGTTGGATAAACCCCATGTCAAACTGCTGCGGACGCCGAAGTTCATGATGAGAATCTCCGCCACCTGCGGCACCATAGCGGGACGACTGACCGGCCGGGCGCGATATCTGTGCCTCGACCGTGCAAAAGAGATTCTGGCGGGCAACTGGATTTGCTCTCCAGAAAAGGCACACCGCGATTTGGCTTTTACGCCATGCGCCACGCTCGAACAGCAACTGCGCTGGACTGCCGAATGGTATTGCCGAGAAGGATGGCTGTAACTGACTCGATCCGAGCGATGCGACGGCGGCTATTTCGTTCGATGGATCGCAAATAAGCGTTGGTCTGCGACATTTGTTGTTAATTCACCGAACTCGTCCCTGCTATCGGTTTCATTCCGTTCGTCGAATCAATTCGACAAGAAATCAGCCTTGATGGTCTTAAAGCACTGGCAAGCATATTGAGCGGCGACACTGCGGATCGCCACTGGCCATCCAAGGAAATCATTTCACGTTCGCCACCGTCGATCGGAAAGTAGTGATCGAGTTGCTGCTATCTCGACGACTTTGGCGACAGAGTACCTGGCAATCGGATGTCGCTCGGCGGTTGCTCATAGAACGGCTTTTCGTCCACGGGCTTTTCAATCGGCATTGGTGGTTCGGACTGTGTTGGTGAGTTGAGGTAAGGTGCCGGCAGTGAAGCTGGGAAAGGCGATGCGATCTGGGCGCGCGTCGCCGGTGCATTGAGGTCGATCGTGGCCGGAGCGGTCGAGACTGCGTCGGTTTTCGCTTCAGTCGCCAATCGTACCCAGTTGACGAGTTGTTGATACTGAAGTGAATTCTCCGCCAGCGCGCCGGCAGGTTTTCCGCCGTGCGGCTCGCGAGCCATTGTCAGGAAATCGCTTTCGGTCGGGCGCTGATGATCAAGCCATTCCATCGTGTTGAACAAGTTCCGTTGCGATGTGCCGCGCGGCGTGATCCGGCCGTTGGCCGCAGGACGAATTAGTGCATACCGCGATTTCGCGGCCGGACCATGACAGCCAGCGTTCGAGCAGCTATTCATCAAAATGGGCTGCACGGATTCGATAAAATGCTCGACGGCGCCAGCCGGCAAACTCCGCGAGAGGCGGTTCAGCTCGCTCGAACTGATCGGCATGCGCGGCTTGGTTCGAGCTGCTTCCGATGCGACAGGGGCGTCGAACCGAGGCACTGATCGTTCAAGCTGCAACGGAGATGCCGCGCCGATCGATTGCTCAACATCGTTCGTGCGATGATCAGAGACGGCTTTCGGCAGGTCAACGGCCGCCGGTTTCTGCGCAGTCTGAGTTTCGGCTCTGTCCGCCAATTCCATCGCCTGTCGTAGCCGGCGGTCGAGAATTTCAATGCCAGGGTGTCGCGGACTGGCTTCCATTGCAGTCGCCAATTCAGCGGCTGCGTAGCCGAGCAAATGATGCTGCAAACACCATATGGTTAGCCGTAGCCGATCTTCGATGCGATTTTTGGCGATTCGATCGCGCTGGATCATGTAAGCTTCATCGAGCGAGCGGCAAACAAAATCGACGTCGCGCTTGGCCAAACGAATCTCGGCGCCGTCCTGTTCGATCACGTATCGTTCTTTCTCTCGCGACACTCGGCCGATCAGATATTCGCCATTTCGCATTAAAACGAGTTGGGGCGATTCAGACTTTGAAGTTGCGCCAGCGGCCTCGCTTGGCCGCAGATCAAGCGCAGCCGGATCGCCTGCCAGCACCATTGATGTCAGCAGAAATGGCAGCGCGCAGCATGTCGGCAAGAATCGGCCTGTCATGACGTCGGAACAGTAGAAAATCGCCGCGATTCGGTCAAGGGCAGACCGCGACTTGCCGGTTCGTTGCAGTTCCTCTAAAATCCGCGGTTTTCTCGCAGAATTGGAGAATGGACCGACATGGAACGCACCTTGATACTGCTGAAGCCCGATTGCGTGCAGCGCCGGCTTTCGGGCCGCATTTTGGCTCGTTTTGAAGACAAAGGGATCAATCTCATTGCGCTGAAAATGCTTCAAGTCACACCGGATTTGGCGAAAAAGCACTATGCTGAACACGTTAATAAGCCGTTTTATCCGGCCTTGGAGCAGTTTATCACCGGCGGACCGATCATTGTCGCAGTGCTGGAAGGTCTGGAAGTGATCCGCGTCGTACGCGATATGCTCGGCCCAACAAGTGGCCTGAAGGCTGCGGCCGGTACGATTCGAGGCGATTTTAGCTCCAGCCGCCAAATGAACCTGGTCCATGCTTCCGATGGGCCAGATGCAGCGCAACGCGAGATTGGGCTGTACTTTAAGACGGATGAACTGCATCCATACTCGCCCACCATTGCCCCGTGGCTCAAAGCGGCCGACGAGAGCTGAATCTGCAAGAAAGCCCATTGACGTAGGCGCTGACGGATGTATGATAATTCAAGGAGGTTGAGACTGATTCTCAATCCCAACAGCCTACCCCGTCAAGCGTCTGCCTGCCGCCTGCCATGAGTCCGCTCTATTCTGGCGCAAAGCTGATTTGCCGGTGCCTCGAAATCAGCGAAACCGATTTGCTGCAAGCTATTGATGACGCAGATCTGCGCTCACTAACCGACGTGATCGGCCAGACCGGCGCAGGCGATGGCTGCACAGCGTGTCGCACGCGGATATTGGAGTACCTGGAACAGCATCGGACGCTGGCAGCGGCCTCTCGATAGCACAGTTCGACGGCCAGGCGACATTCTGCCTTTCGCGACTTTTAGTGACCGCCTTCTTCCTCCTCGCCAAGCTGTTGCGAGAGATATTCGGCAATGCCGATTTCTTTGACGATGCCAAGCTGCGTTTCGAGCCAATCGACGTGCTCTTCCGATTCGACGAGAATCCGTTCGAGCAACTCGCGCGTGCCGCCATCCTTGAGCTGGAGACACAATTCGACGGCTTCATTGTAGGTCTTGACGCCTTTCATTTCGAGCGTCAAATCGTGCTCGAACTGCTCTTTCACGTTGGTGCCAACGCGGATGACATCTTAGAGGGCGATTTCTGGCACGACTTCGAGAAAGAGAATTCGATCGATCAGCATTTCCGCATGTTTCATTTCGCCTAACGACTCGGCGTAATGCTTCTTGGCGAGCTTATTGTAGCCCCAGTTCTTGTTCATTTTGGCCTGGCAGAAGTACTGATTGATGGCCGTCAGTTCGATCGTGAGCGCCGCGTTGAGGGCATCAATGACTTGAGGATTTCCTTGCATGTTCGTTGATCTCGCTTTGGAATTAAGGAATATGGCCGACGGATCGTAGCCGCGTTGCGTTTCTCCGACCGAACTATAAAGCAGCGGCAATGGCTGTCAATGCCGCCGTCAAGAAATCTGCGGATCTTCTCTTGGCGCAATGAAACACGGACTCAACTCG is part of the Pirellulales bacterium genome and harbors:
- a CDS encoding (2Fe-2S)-binding protein, producing the protein MSPLYSGAKLICRCLEISETDLLQAIDDADLRSLTDVIGQTGAGDGCTACRTRILEYLEQHRTLAAASR
- a CDS encoding FemAB family PEP-CTERM system-associated protein codes for the protein MQDCQQVHDLTWLIALRDGFAHQPYLCNVQQDSRTVGLLPLCFVRSAIFGRFLVSLPYLNSAGVVATSDDVARSLIDRAVQLADELDVRYLELRHEQPVEHPALQHQSTSKVHMRLALSASADELWSRLDPKVRNQIRKGQKQELTVHWGASELLGEFYDVFSRNMRDLGTPTFGRKLFRSMHRHFADALEFCVVRQGRRPVASAVLIHGRGTTQVPSASSLRKYNSTNANMLMYWHLLQRSIERGQHTFDFGRSSPDSNTYRFKKQWGAAPTPAVWQYYLRRGSIDDMRPTSPRYRRVIQTWQRLPLWLTRLVGPIIVRGIP
- a CDS encoding NAD-dependent epimerase/dehydratase family protein, producing the protein MARALVTGASGFIGKRLVETLASRGDTAVCLVRPTSDVERLKQLGAMLTLGDVAQPDSLPAAVADIDVVYHVAGLTKANSYDAYRRVNEVGVQNILAACAKRTTPPRVILVSSLSAAGPSPDERLRVESDPAQPVSNYGKSKRAGELAAEARAADMPITVFRPPIVLGGGDEQGFALFRSVKRLGIHLVGGYGKRFSIVYVDDLVSAMISAAEKSERLPPRATRSLTTEETGNEPGCGYYFVAGPENPLYSELGTLVGIALDKPHVKLLRTPKFMMRISATCGTIAGRLTGRARYLCLDRAKEILAGNWICSPEKAHRDLAFTPCATLEQQLRWTAEWYCREGWL
- a CDS encoding glycosyltransferase family 4 protein, whose translation is MNKLVATSEARGVEDNGANARTSTDMIENGRYTKVIETVAHVRVVTGQGGGPEKTILNSPRFLERYGFRTICAYMHPPSDPGIEHIRAKAKLWNAKLVTLPDRGLRDIGIFWKLLNLCRQHRVGIWHAHDYKSNLFGLMLKPFWSMKLVTTVHGWGASGRRTSSYYQLDRHLLRYYERVICVSEDLVKECLEYKVPSDRCILVHNAIDTGEFKVQRDKRIAKQQAGIDPNRFMIGAVGRLAPEKAFDLLIHSIDQLLKEGQNVGLIIVGEGAERSQLEALIGQLDRGDRVKLLGFQRDVIPVYRMMDAFALSSLREGLPNVVLEALATGVPVVASRIAGVPRLIQDGCTGLLIDPGNTEQLTTALRQMILDPGLCDRLAVAGRKVVEARFSFEFRMEKIRNIYEQLIRRE
- a CDS encoding methyltransferase domain-containing protein — its product is MPYDTSTVSAVYAGEVWEHFELDDAVLLTKECCRILQPGGVLRVCVPDGVEFWSNYLQLVSEEMRKAEGDRSAQRLRNHVAMYFREICTRKSYFRSMGHTHKWQFDEIQLVELFESCGLADVSRMKFHHSRIPSICEVECSPFLIVEGVKSA
- the ndk gene encoding nucleoside-diphosphate kinase produces the protein MERTLILLKPDCVQRRLSGRILARFEDKGINLIALKMLQVTPDLAKKHYAEHVNKPFYPALEQFITGGPIIVAVLEGLEVIRVVRDMLGPTSGLKAAAGTIRGDFSSSRQMNLVHASDGPDAAQREIGLYFKTDELHPYSPTIAPWLKAADES
- a CDS encoding VanZ family protein → MSLASIAPWFFGILLLLAAVGLGGNLLRMGRPGAAACPIDREDGPRFRGFLLSLLALFALVPLYGSLVPFERIPVDFSTAVAAFHRLWHSPLQFYSRTDTVANVLLFVPVAFFAAATWDIQRSQIFRLTWQTAAIVAICFLYSNILEFAQFWFPLRTPSQTDIVAQTIGTMVGITVWILVGHLFTRALASFWSGRGRTASTQVALYVYLAVLLFYSILPLDLTLSPAQIYHKYKHNQFVLSPLPASEWQLDRWPKTLASALMFCTVGGLAAIVYRGAARRAIGFAAAYGFATGSAIEFAQFFVVSRYSKVFDVLVATVSALLGGLFVFCLILGEPLGRREQSNARSTRFHGCRWWCLAAAFAIALLFVYCAPFEVLRDSPRIAKRLHGMGRTPFSALYWSNQLGALDTVLQKFLLFAPLGLLVGCAVDCSPIGKGYQATAKCAALVGISLLATLIEFLQVYLPPHIADLTDVGLATLAAAVGLLASGKISGKMAVDPLTE